TGCGCTGAAAGACAGCCAATCGCTTCGTTCTCTTAACTGCCAGTCACCGAAATCTGTCCAATACCCGCAGTGCCATTTCTAAACTCTATTCCCCACTGTGTCCTCCAACTGTTGTATGTTCTGCCAATCGCTTGAGGACAGAGTGGGAAAAGGAGCAAGCAGAGTTAGAGGCAGGACAAAAGAAGTTCTATAGACGGccatatacatatattttaatggTTTCGGTAGGCCTGTAGTTTAGGAAAACAATAGCAGTGAGGGTGGACATGACAGCGTAGTGATGGAGCCCCCTTTAAGCAAGAGGAATTCGGCGATAAGATTAGCGGATTTGGCATCGACTCAAGCCCTTCCTCATCAGAATATGACAGGCTTCCCGGGGATAGGGGGGCATCACCCGCACTCCCACCATGCCCACCTCCACCCTGGGGAGATGGGCAACGACCCCGGAGTGGCTCTCACTCCATTTGGACCCGAGCACATGGCACAGACCAATGCTCTCAAACTTAGTCCATCTCAGCCTGTTCAAAGCCATCCCGAAGCCCAGACCGCGGCATCCTTCACGTCTTCTCAGACCACTGTCGGTTTCCCCGTGGCTCACCCCCACACAGGCTACACCACCAGCAGGGACTTCATCCTCAGGAGAGAGCTCTCAGCCTCTGCTATGCATGCACTTGGCGACCAGCATAGTTCCGCCTCCTCCCCTCATCACCATGGCATGTTCATTTCCCCAACAGGTGCTTATGGGCACGCGGAAGGTGGTGCCCATCCACTTTTCTCTGGACTGCACGAGCAAGCGGCCCCAGGTGCCCATCACCACCATGCCCTTAACGGGCAGATGCGTCTGGGTCTACCGGGGGACATCTACGGCAGGCCAGAGCACTTCGGCCACAGGCCCGAGCACTATGGATCTTCCTCTCTTCACAGCTACAACTCCATGAACTTAAATGTGAACCTCGCCACGGCTCCTCACGGAGCCACTGGAGCGTTTTTGCGATACATGAGGCAGCCCATCAAGCAAGAGTTAATCTGCAAATGGATTGATCAAGAGCAGACCTCTAAGAAGCCCTGCTCCAAAACTTACAGCACCATGCACGAGCTAGTGAACCATGTTACGGTAGAGCACGTCGGGGGACCCGAGCAGAGCAGTCACGTTTGTTTTTGGGAAGAGTGTCCGCGCGAGGGAAAGGCGTTTAAAGCCAAGTACAAACTTATCAATCACATCCGCGTGCACACGGGAGAGAAACCGTTCCCGTGCCCATTTCCCGGTTGTGGCAAAGTATTCGCGCGCTCGGAAAATCTCAAGATCCACAAGAGGACTCACACAGGTTAGTTAAAACGCACAAATGACTTGCCATAAACTTTATTCACTGTTTATTTATATCTGCGGACGAAATGTTTCGTGGTACTTTACAGGTAATCTCTTTATATGTAGCAGCGTTATGTGGGAAAAGAAATACTTTCTTGTCCTCCCACCCCATGCACATTCCCCCCTCTACAAACAGAACCGATCGAGGGAGAGgatttgtttgtttacagtgctcATTCTTATGCGTCGTGTCTTTGCCAAGCAAATTCATCTTCTAAAAAGAACCATTTGATGTTTATAGTCTCATAAATTCAATGAGAGATCAACGTGCATACGACTAGAATTGTAGCTACTTGTACATATGGCAGTAAAGTACTCTACGGATTCAACACTGATATGACGGTTTTTATTGAtgcatgcattttaaaatatggaGACGTGCAAAACTGATGTGAAAAGACATAGCTGCAATATTTAAGATGCTTTACGTGTTTAAATAATTCTCGAATATGAAGTTTTATTTCTCTTTGATATTTTTTCTTCTTCTCGAAGTTATGGTTTAGTTTTCGGCACGTGCTTATCTCTTAAGTCCACAGAGAAATGCTATCAGTGAGTTTAATAGGTCCACACTAAAGTAAATATAGAAAATGCATTAGTGCCTTATTGTAAGCTACCAAAAAAAACCTGTGCTGGTATTACTTTACAAAACAAGCAAGGCCTTTGCCATGGATGTTAagctactgtactgtactgtactatatTCTAACATTGTTTAATGAATATAGTGGCCGTAGCTATGCATGATATTGCACCAGACCATGTTTTATTAGATATAAACAATGCATACTTGACTATGACACCAATAAGTACAAATATGCAGTCACGTGAACCCCAAACCATTATAAAGTACGATTCAGAAAAGTGTGGGAGTGGAAGGCAATGTGTTTTTGGAAGTTGTTTAGGCGTTGAAAGTTTTTCTAAAACTATTTTATCCTGCATTTATGTTCTACTCATAACACGTGCTGTCATGATGGATATATAGGCTACCGTGTCAAACATAGCCAGAGTCGATTTAGACACTGTGCACATGATATCTGGAATCAACAATAAATATGCGTAAAAATATCACGCTTTGACACCGTGAACCAATGTCTAACGTTTAATGTATGACATGAGATACATTGAATAGCTCGTAAAGCAGGGTCAGTAGTTATACAGGCAATCTGATACATATGGCCGAAATGTTAAACTCACTGGCGTGTCCACTACTAATAATATAGAAAAACGACAAGAATGCTTGAAAAGCAAGCTTTAGCAGAAGATGCAAGGATTTACAGTGTGGGTGCACAACGCCATGTGGTATGCCTGAAGTTGCCAAATGTAACAACGAAAAGTAATACTGTGGAATTATAACGTGACTAAAGTCCCTTAAAGCTCTCTATCAATGCTATGCCTCAATGTCAAGCATACATAAAACACTTTAGCAAGGCATCTATGTCTGCTGATAACCGAGAAAGAAAGCATAAGTTAGTTTCTTTTCTCTAAAAAGAAATGTAACTTTCCCAGGACCTGATGATTTAAATGATGCatggttgatttttttttattatggcCATATCAATATCATCTCTGTTTTTCTTTCCTCCAGGCGAGAAGCCCTTCAAATGCGAGTTTGATGGCTGTGACAGGAAATTTGCCAACAGCAGTGACAGGAAGAAGCACTCTCACGTCCATACGAGTGATAAGCCTTACTTTTGTAAAGTAAGAGGTTGTGACAAGTCATACACTCATCCGAGCTCACTGCGCAAACACATGAAGGTTCACTGCAAGTCTCCTCCGCCCCCTTCCGCCAACACGGGCTCTTCTTACCATCCCTCTACGACGATCGGTGTTGCCCTTTCCCCCAACCTGGAGCCCCACAGAAACCGTTCGTCGAACCTTTCGCCTCAGGTGACCAACCTAAACGAGTGGTACGTGTGCCAAGGAAGTGCCGGACCAAATAATCTACACACCCCTTCCAGCGATGTGCCAACGTCGGAATCCGACGACGAGGACTCTTTCAGACACACAGATGCAAGAGCAATGCTCTGATTGAACAGCAAGGAATATATTCATGATGAATGGTCCATatctaaacacacacaaacacaaattttaAGTGTTTCAATTTAAAGGACGTGAAACAGCCTGTGGATGACAGTGGGTTGAAGAAATATTGCCCCCAGTTTGccattaaaacatgtttagagcACTGATGCAATTTATGTCACTACGTTGTTAATCACATTTATAAGCTGTCACATGCAACATAAAAGTGAAATGTGGGATTTAAATATGACACGTGAAATAATCAAATTTTGTTGTTACGATTTAATGTGATGTGTTATCAAATAACTTCGAAAAAGCTCAAAAGATTCAGCAGTTATGTTTGGTTGGTTTTTTTTCAGCATTACTTCTCTTTCGAtgcacatacatttttatagaaGAATTTTACACGTCTGATcggcatttttaaaaaaataatgcagtgacaatactgtttttttattttttacttatatTGTCAGTGTCAAAGACAAAAAAGAATTTAAAATGGGCTACGTCTTTGTTAAAGTTTATACAATAACTGTGGTCAGGGCTGTTTtgtgatatttaaaatattttaacttatattttatgcaaaatcagTGTAACTTTGATTAAAGAGTACGAATATGTCCACTGAGACCCTAAATAATTGTATCATTGACAGGCCTATCCCTGACTGATTTGTAAATACTATATGGTATTGATGCTTGTGAATGTTGTTGTAGCGTCTCAACAAGTTTTGTACATTGTAATTTATTTGCTGGTATTATTGTTGGTATGGACGTACAGATACACCAAAGAATAATATAATTTTGGTGAAATGAAGTGTTGCTTTTTATCGTGTTCTGTAAAAAAGGTCTTACTTGAATAGGCTGTATAATGTGAAGATTCATTCGCATGACCTGTGTAGTAacttctttatttttattttttgagttGCATGATGGTGTTGATGGAATAACGTGAGAAGGTCGTGAAGAAATGTGATGTTTGTGTATAGTTATATGGAAAACTTGAATAAAAGCAGATGTGTAAATATGGTCTTTTCAGTAAAAAGGCCTTCGTTCATTTATCAATGTGCGTATGTCATTAAATTAAGCACATTTAGGTGTTCTGGTTTTGAAAATGCCCACTTACTACAAAATGACTATTTTTTTGCATCATATAATAATCCAATTTATGTGAAAATCAAACAAAACAGAAACGGTCTGAAGTATACTATTTTTTAGACATTGCGCTACGAATGTAATTTTTTACTACATTTTCCTTTAATACACATATTTCCTTTCTGTTCAGTGTCCTTTCAAATTGGAACGCCTATATAAAGTAAAATAGTACAAAGCTACCAATACATGAATCATTCATGggaatataaaacataaaagatACCTGACAATAAAAAGAATCTAGTATGGAGAATATGAAACAAGTCCCCGTCTTTTTCCTTCATTAAAAGGCACAATCACACTTTCAAAGTACCCCCCTGTCCCAGACTATAGAATCAGAATTGACCAGCGCAAGTTCTGCACAACTTCAAAGAGATCCACATCAGAACGGAAGACTGCACGGTGCGTTAGGACTCTATGGGTAACATTTGAATATTTATGGTAGAAAAACTACTAACTGTCACTAAATGGTCAATCATCAAAGCAGAAACGTCTCACGTTTATTTAAAGTCACTACACAACATTTTTTACAAGATAAATATTTTTCCAAAGAAAGTTTATCAAAAAGTTACATGATGCTTTATGTCaaaccttttaaaaatgcaACCACATTAAAACATACGTCATCTTGGTTTATACCCGGTTCATAAAATAAAGCATGAACATTGGTGCTTCATTGGAGATTGTAATTTCTCGTGTCAATGAAACGCCCCATTAATAGTGTGAAGTTCAAGGGCACTTCATAAAGTGTGTGTTTACCGGCCACTGGAAACAGGCCACTTGAATCGGAGACACTCTATTAAGATACAGTCTCACTGACCTTTAGTTTCATGCTACGTTAGAGCAGTCAATTCGCACTCCATCAGAATCGCTCATATTTTTGTTTCCAAATCTTTGAAATCCCCGTGCGCATTAAGGTTTAATTTGGAAACAAGCGCGCGCTCTGCCCAGCCTTTGTCCGGAAACTATTATTTGCCCGAGGAAAGAATGATCttctatttatttaaaacaagtgCCCTTTGAATAGTGCAAAATAAACACGGTGAAAAATAACCAAAGGGATGGTCCCCTCGGAATGAAAAGGGGGACTTTATAAAAGCTGCAGCAGTCACAGCTGAATGGGAGACGCTTTGAAGTAGAACTTATTATCTGAGGAATACTTTTCGGTCGTCCTAACGACGCTATTGAATCGAAAGCTACCCCCTTTGTCAGCGATTTGTTCTCCTTTAGTGCAATGCCCGTGGAAATCACTTACATGGTCTACCTTAACATACAGCCTGCAAATCAGTAACTCTAAGAGTCAGACTCTCAGACGCCACTTTTCAAAAGACAAAGCAGAAGTCAGTGTGAAAACGCAGCGAGTTCTCTCCCGTTTTCCCTTTATTGGACAGAATGATCACATCAGAGGAGCCTGTTTACTACAGTCTAGTCAAATTTCACACCGTCAGCTTCTCATTATGTGTTTGACGAGGGCTCAAAGTACCCAAGTCATTGTGCACCCTTTTTTGCGTTGCAACGAGGACATGCTAAGCACATGTAGGGAAAACATGCAACTGAAGTTTAAACTTTCTCCATTAGCATAAACACTTCACGCTTTATACGTCTGATAAGCGTTTGCTTGTTTAATTTACACTACCAGATTTCTTCTGAGAGCTTGCAAAGTCTCAGAGGTAAATTACGGCACTAATGAAATATACGCCGCGGTGTTTGCGGGTCTGTGGGGAGAGAGGCGTTATTAGACACgtgaaataaatattaaattatacaaatatttgttttattaaatcttATTAAACGAATTGTGCATGCTGGTTTTAATTTCTATTTTGGCTTGGTGCACTTTTAATCTGGTTATTATTAAACTGTACAGTTGTCAACAATATCTAATAATGAATCGGTTGTGTTCACCAATAAAACAATTAGCATTTTACGTCCATGTTATAATACAGCACAAAATAATTAGATCTAACAACCAAGAGTGCTGTTAATTTTATCATAATCGAAAAGCTAAATTTAagattattttcatttaatttatacttttattgAAGACTTGAAATCGTGTTAACACACAATCATGTAAGTGaacttaaaatattaagatATTAGCAtactttaacattttttacGTTTTGAAACGTTTGAAAGGcctaaaacaaatgttttgacaGCCGGACAGTCTTAAAGACCAACACGAAATAAAGAGCATGCCTTAAACACttgaaaaacatgaaaaacacAACTCAGTTCTTTTCTTCTATACTATAACCAAATAATTACTTCAAGTATGCAAGGTATTATAAACATCCGTTGAATGTTTTACCACAGCACACTTTGAAGACCAAGAAAACTGGGCACATATCATTCTCCAGGCAATCTGCCAAACTCTTCCAAGCACCCTACCTGCCTACTATCTTAAGTTTCCCGAATAAGTGAGAAAACACAATCCAGTTGCAGCTGCAGGACTGCATGTTTCCTCCCTGCACTCCGAGATTTAACTCTAAACCACGGACATGAAAACTTTTGATGCATGGGCGAAAACTTATGAGGTGTTTATACAATCCAACGTGAGTACATTTTTATGAGCTCAGTATTCAAGAGAAACTGTTGCATGCGTTTCTCGATTTAAATAGCATTTGTTTTAGCGCAGTTTATCGATCAAGTCTCGTGCTTTTCTCTTAAGCGTGCATGTTAAAATGAAGTTGTTGAGAAAGTTTGCCGTCCCATTAAGTTAGAGGCCGGATGAATAGTTGTTTGCTATTTGCTCTGAAAGCTCAAGCCCGACTCAGACAGCTGTGAGTTCACCTATTAGCCCCGATGTCTTTCCCAAAAGATTGCTTGAGTTAAACATCTGACAATGAGCACTCAGGGGTGCCGCTTGCATGACCTCCACTCGCTTTTAATAGTTTCATAGGAACTTCATTAAATCAATTACTTCTTGAGCACATCATAATTCATTTGTACTTATCTTTGAAAAAGACTCTTTAAGTTACACTGTTTAATAGTTTTAATGAATATGTCGTTAACATATGAATATACGCCCAACAATTGTTGTCTTAACAAATGAACGGTTTGTTAAAAATTAGCAATGTTTGTTAAAGTGCATTGTACAATTACAGATAGTTTTTTTTCAGATTCGCATCATAActggtaataaaatattatCATTGCAAAAATCAGCTATGCATCATTTAGATTTAATGTAGCAGGGTTTTTTATTAGCAAGGCATGCAATCATTGCAAATCATAGCAAACTTTTAGATATAGCAGCCAGCAAGAAGCTCAACGTTTTGTCTCAACGTTTTGTTAAATCTATGGCCTATGGACAATTAATCATGCTTTTACTGcaggtaaaaaataaaaaaacatggttactattaAATAACAATAGAAATACCTTGTTTACATCAATAGGCCAATAAATTATGGTTACtgtaaaaatgtttcattttcgtaagggaaagTCTCTTATCTGAATATACTGTATTGTGTGGTTGTAAACAGTaccttgaaaaaaaaacaataacttttTGCACTTTAAAACATTGATCATTTAAACCAATCTACACTTTTATTAAATACTATATTTACATATTATAAATAATTGTCTGTATAATTAGTGATATAAGGCCTTTCTAAAACTCATATAATACAGTCTTATTTaatgattatttaaaaatgtacactAACAACTGTAAAAAGCTAAAAAAGTTCTCAAAGTTCCTAATTCAAAGTGCTATAGTACTTGTATTTGCACCACACCAGCGATAATCCCCTTTATCTTTAAAGCATATGAGTAATCCTGTCTGTCTGCATGAGAAAACTGTCATAATATCTGGCCTTTCCACAACATCTGTGGGCATCCAAACTTGGTGCTGGTCCAAATATGGATCCCCAGGATTGGGAGGCTTTCCAAGGCACTTGGTGATGAGAGCAAGGTCGTCCACGGACATGTCCAAGAGACAGAGCTCTACACCTGGCCCATTCAGCCTATGCAGCACATGAACTAAACCTCAAAGCGACGCGACCACTTCTCTGCTTGCCTTGTATTTGACAGGTTCTGTTTAAATAGGTTTAAATGCAGGTCTGGACTTCCAATAGATAAAACATTGCATTTATGTGGCAAGTGTTCAGAGGCATTTGTTGGGCTAGGCCCTGTCCTAGAAGAGGATTAAAATGTTTGATATAAAGTGTGTTTGGTCGACTTTGCATGTACCAACCACTGTGTTGTTGGTCACTATACATTACAACAATGAGTGAAATGTTAAAGTGATATAGATGGGTTATTCAGATTGCCAAAAACAAATGAGTGTTGTCATTTACTTTCCCCTACGCCATTCAAAACTTACATGATTTAGTTGCTTTTGTGAAAAGTCagacattgaatttttgtaaTGGGTGTAAGATACAGTATTTGGATCTGAAATGATATGCATTCACGTGACAAACTCTGTATTTCATTGGCTTTCCATTCTGATTTTACGTTCTGTAGATCCTAAACCTTTTCCACATCTTATGAACTATCATGAGCAGCACATCAGAGTTGTGCCTCTGTATAAAGCGTCTTTCATAGAGGAAAAGGTCAACATTCAGTGAGAGGAAATCATCTGCACAGCTGGACAACCAAAGTGCTGGATCATCTCAGTCAGAAATaagaagaaagagagaaagaacaaATACATAAGTCTCAATTGTAAGAAATAAGGAGATGAGAAAGAAAGGAGAAACTGTCAAAACCCACAAGTTGACGTATACAGTTTACTCTTGATAAACCTAACACAGTAAACCTACCAGAATATTGCTGGCTTCACGAGGGTGGCTGTATGTTCTTAAACATCACAAGCCACTTTCTCTGTTTCAAGCTGACCTTGTAATGGCTATTAGACATGGTTTTGAACTACTGGAACTATCTTTCATAAACCAGTGTCAAGGGTCCCCCTGAGTTGATAATGACTTGCTTTCATAACTGCTGTGACATTTCGTGTAGGTATGCTAGGCTTGCTCGCAGGCCGTATATCTCCAGAATGCAATGCTTCCTTTCCCCCTCAGCAGGTGCGAATCCAAGCCGCATGGTATGCGATTTTGCAGTGCTGTGTTTGTGCATCTCAAAAATAGTATAGGACCAAGAACACGCTGCTAATGTTCAACATTGATAAGCAATTTGGCTTACTAGCGCATGACAACAGCTCAGAATAACTTGTTAAGGGTCTGAAGGTTAAGAAGCAAATGTATCTACCTGCCCACCATAATATGGAAATGACAATACAAGTGGAACCACAGGAAAACTAGATTCTAGTTATGCGAAAGTCGGGTTTGATTTGCAGGGAATGGATGTACTGATCAAATGTAAAGCCTAAATGCATTTAAAGAGTTAGTTCatgcaaaaatgaaaattctgtcattattgtctcatcttcatgttgttctaaaccagtatgaatttctgatgaacacaaaaaaagatatttcgataaatgatggtaagcattGACTTCCTAGCAGGAAAACAAATAGGTTGGAATTCTATCGATACAGTCAACTTTGTACataccataatttatcaaaatatcttcttcatcacttatcacaatacttccacaatatttgttttcctactatggaagtcaatggttaccatCAGCTgtttgcttaccatcatttctcaaaatatcttcttttatgTCATCAGAAAAATTAATTcttacaggtttagaacaacatgaggatgaactatccctttaagatgctTTTGATAAAGGCATCTGTAAATGTGAATCTAAAACATGCTAAATAATTTTAGGCCACTGAATATCAGCATGCATTGACAAGTTCCTGTGGATGAAAAAGAGATAAATGAACTCATTCACTGTGCCCTCACATAAATGAGGTTTGATGAAACTGATGATGGACTTGGGCTGCTGAAGATgtgatcccagtggagacttTACAGTGGTCTGTCGCACGCACAAGACAAATTATATAATTAGGCCCAACTCTTAGGGGATGACCACCTTTGCCCCTTTCTTGACATCTTCAGTGGTAAATGACAGCATATCTTGCTAAAACAACTGAGCAAATTCATCTTGGTGACATGAGCGGAATTCTCTTTACACTTGTATTAATTGTCTAGATTTGGAAAAGTCCCTTGACGTGTACTTTTTACATGACAATGTGCACCTGTGGGAGAAC
The genomic region above belongs to Paramisgurnus dabryanus chromosome 15, PD_genome_1.1, whole genome shotgun sequence and contains:
- the zic5 gene encoding zinc finger protein ZIC 5, with translation MEPPLSKRNSAIRLADLASTQALPHQNMTGFPGIGGHHPHSHHAHLHPGEMGNDPGVALTPFGPEHMAQTNALKLSPSQPVQSHPEAQTAASFTSSQTTVGFPVAHPHTGYTTSRDFILRRELSASAMHALGDQHSSASSPHHHGMFISPTGAYGHAEGGAHPLFSGLHEQAAPGAHHHHALNGQMRLGLPGDIYGRPEHFGHRPEHYGSSSLHSYNSMNLNVNLATAPHGATGAFLRYMRQPIKQELICKWIDQEQTSKKPCSKTYSTMHELVNHVTVEHVGGPEQSSHVCFWEECPREGKAFKAKYKLINHIRVHTGEKPFPCPFPGCGKVFARSENLKIHKRTHTGEKPFKCEFDGCDRKFANSSDRKKHSHVHTSDKPYFCKVRGCDKSYTHPSSLRKHMKVHCKSPPPPSANTGSSYHPSTTIGVALSPNLEPHRNRSSNLSPQVTNLNEWYVCQGSAGPNNLHTPSSDVPTSESDDEDSFRHTDARAML